A stretch of DNA from Kangiella sediminilitoris:
ATCAGTACACGCGCCATTTTTATCTACCTCTCTAAAATTTAAATATCACGCAAAACTTTAAACAGCTGTTGCTGCTTTACCGTCTAATTGCGTGGAAATAGCATTTAATAGTTCATCTCGGCTGAAAGGTTTTGTTAAATAATTATCCGAACCTACGACCCGGCCTTTAGCCTTATCAAAAACTCCATCTTTACTCGATAGCATTATAATAGGAGTCTTTTTAAAGTCTTTGTTACTTTTGACCAAGGCACAGGTCTGGTAGCCGTCCAGCCTTGGCATCATTATATCAATAAATATGATATCAGGCTTGTAATCTGCAATTTTGGATAGTGCATCATAGCCATCTACCCCAGTTACTACATCACAACCCTGTTTCTTTAAAAGTGTTTCGGCGGTGCGTCTAATAGTTTTACTGTCATCCACCACCATCACTTTTAAGCCGTTAAATAAATCACTCATCTACTGGTTACCTGCGAATAGTGAAAACCCACTATTTAATAATAAGTTAGCAACTTTTCTTCAACTATTTTTTAAGTTTAAAGTTACCTTTTACCACAAAAGTCTCGAAGTCGCAAAGCAGATCACAATTCCAGACTAAAGGCCTTGTGTTTTGCTTGCAAGCATTTTCTATCAATATTATGTATTCAGCTTATTACAATAACATGGTACTTTAACAGCAAATGATAATATCTAAACAACTATGTCACATTCCGTGTTAATTGTTATGGACCCAATCGAGTCCATTAAGACCCAGAAAGATACGACTTTCGGTTTAATGCTAGAAGCACAACGTCGCGGCTGGACTCTTCATTATTGTCAACCGCAGGATCTTTACCTTGAAAAAGACCAGGTCTTCGCGGCCAACCAAAGAGTCAGCGTTGAGGATAACCCTCAAAACTGGTTCCAATATCAAGATGCTGAGCAGGTTTTAACAGAGTGCGGTGATTTCTCAGCCATTTTGATGAGAAAAGATCCGCCGTTCGATATGAACTATATCTACAGCACTTATCTCCTGGAACTGGCGCAACAGCAGGGAGCCCTGGTAGTTAACGATCCGGCCAGTTTACGTGACTGTAACGAAAAGCTGTTTACTGCGTGGTTCCCTGAGCACACACCGAGCACCTTGGTTAGTGCCAACGCGGCTCGGCTTAAAGCATTTGCAGCAGAACACCAGGATATTATCTTAAAACCTCTTGATGGCATGGGTGGCGCTTCAATTTTCCGTGCAAAAAAGGGTGACCCTAACCTATCAGTGATCATAGAAACCCTGACGTCTCATGGTAAAAACCTGGCCATGGCACAGCAGTTCATTCCTGAAATTACTGATGGTGACAAGCGGGTGCTGGTGGTTAACGGCGAAGTGATTCCTTACACACTTGCTCGCATCCCAAGGGAGGGCGAAACTCGTGGTAACCTCGCTGCTGGTGGTAGCGGTGTTCCGATGCCCATTACAGATAACGAAAAACGAATAGCAGAAGCAATAGCCCCAGAACTGATGAGGCGAGGACTTTTGTTTGTTGGACTGGATATCATTGGCAGCTTTGTGACAGAAATAAACGTCACCAGCCCAACCTGTATGCGAGAATTGGAGAACGAGTATCAGATTAATATTGCTGGCCAACTATTTAGCGCATTAGAAGATCAGCTTAAACAGTAACCGAATAATAAATAGAAACCCTAATCAGTTAGTAAAATTTAATAATGAGTAGCCAAGCCATTCCAAATCAAACCGGGCAAGGGAACAAGGCAACCCCTCCCCGCACCCGGGTGAAAGCCAAAGATCGCCTGAAATTCACCATTTTCATGGCCGTATGCATACACCTGATTATTATCTTGGGTATTCGCTTTACTCTGCCTGAAACCAAGCCTAGCCAGATCCCACTTTCTCTCGATGTTACGCTGGCACAACGGGAAAGCCTTCAAGCCCCTGAAAAAGCCGATTTTATCGGGCAAAAAAATCAGGAAGGAGCTGGAGACGCTAGTGAAGCCAACCGTCCCACCACCAAGCTAGAACACTTTAAAAATACCGAAGGTGAAACCACCACTCCATCAATGGAAGTCATGCCAAAGCCAAATGAAAATGAGCAGGAGCTAGACTTCATGACCAGCACGGACTCAGATCGTGTTGCCCAAATTAGCGACGATCCTAATGAATCGCCAACCGAAAAAGAACAGCAGACCATTATTAGCCCAGATCCTGAAGAATTGAAGAAAAGGAATCTTGAGCAAGATGCTAAGGATCAACTGCAAACTCGGGGTCTACGTAAGCGGCAAATATCAGCAGCCGTTAAACAGTCGCCAACAGATGCTGCGTATCTCGAGTCATGGCGCCGTAAGGTAGAAGAAGTTGGTAACCTACACTATCCCGAACAAGCCAGCCGCCTTGGTATATATGGTAACCTAAAACTGAAAGTAGCCATTGATAAGGACGGGCAATTGGTCGGTGTGGAGATTCTTGAATCATCTGGGCAGGACATGCTTGATCAGGCAGCGCTGCAGATTGTTAGACTGGCAGCACCATTTGATCCCCTTCCAGAGTCAATTCGTCAGACCACAGACATTTTAGAAATTGTACGAAGCTGGAAATTTGAGAAGTCGCCCCAATAATTACAATAAGTACCGAGATTGATATAATTATCTTATGGAATCGATTAATTCATTGGCCAATCATCTATTGATTGCAATGCCAACACTACAGGACTCTTTCTTTTCTCGCAGTGTAACTTATATCTGTGAGCATACTGAAGATGGTGCTCTAGGGATAATGTTGAGCCAACCCCTGGAAGCAACCTATCATGAGTTATTTGATCACCTCAAAATATCCAGCACAAATCAGGACGTGCTAGATAACTCACTTTTGGCGGGTGGACCGGTCGATAAAGAACGTGGCTTTATCTTACATAGCCCTCTGGGGAACTGGGACTCCACATTGACCATCAGCGATGATATCGCCCTCTCGACTTCGGAAGACATATTAACAGCCATTGCTAACAAGGAAGGTCCGGAAGAAGCAGTCATAGCACTTGGCTACTCCGGCTGGGATAAAGGGCAGCTGGAGCGGGAAATCGAAGAAAACTCATGGCTTATTGTCCCCGCTGATAAGAATATTATTTTCCACACAACTCCCCAACAGCGCTGGCAACAGGCTACCAAACTATTGGGCATTGATTGGACGCAACTGACTGAGTCAAGCGGCCATGCCTGAAAACAAACAACCTGCGCGCTTCCTGGGATTTGACTTCGGTGAAAAACGCATAGGTGTTGCTACCGGACAGCAAACGATGGGTACAACACAGGCACTTTGCGTACTTAAAGCTGAAAACAATCAACCCAACTGGCAACAGGTAGAAAACCTGATCAAAGAGTGGCAGGTAGAGGCTTTTGTAGTAGGCCTGCCATTGAATATGGATGGCACCGAGCAACCCGTAACACAAATGGCCAAAAAGTTTGCTAAGAGGCTTCACGGCAGATTTGGCTTACCCACCTTTACCCACGACGAACGCCTCAGT
This window harbors:
- the ruvX gene encoding Holliday junction resolvase RuvX, with the translated sequence MPENKQPARFLGFDFGEKRIGVATGQQTMGTTQALCVLKAENNQPNWQQVENLIKEWQVEAFVVGLPLNMDGTEQPVTQMAKKFAKRLHGRFGLPTFTHDERLSTAEVREYLFELGGYKKIKDSDFDAYAAELILKSYFESEQ
- the gshB gene encoding glutathione synthase encodes the protein MSHSVLIVMDPIESIKTQKDTTFGLMLEAQRRGWTLHYCQPQDLYLEKDQVFAANQRVSVEDNPQNWFQYQDAEQVLTECGDFSAILMRKDPPFDMNYIYSTYLLELAQQQGALVVNDPASLRDCNEKLFTAWFPEHTPSTLVSANAARLKAFAAEHQDIILKPLDGMGGASIFRAKKGDPNLSVIIETLTSHGKNLAMAQQFIPEITDGDKRVLVVNGEVIPYTLARIPREGETRGNLAAGGSGVPMPITDNEKRIAEAIAPELMRRGLLFVGLDIIGSFVTEINVTSPTCMRELENEYQINIAGQLFSALEDQLKQ
- the pilG gene encoding twitching motility response regulator PilG, producing the protein MSDLFNGLKVMVVDDSKTIRRTAETLLKKQGCDVVTGVDGYDALSKIADYKPDIIFIDIMMPRLDGYQTCALVKSNKDFKKTPIIMLSSKDGVFDKAKGRVVGSDNYLTKPFSRDELLNAISTQLDGKAATAV
- a CDS encoding energy transducer TonB, whose amino-acid sequence is MSSQAIPNQTGQGNKATPPRTRVKAKDRLKFTIFMAVCIHLIIILGIRFTLPETKPSQIPLSLDVTLAQRESLQAPEKADFIGQKNQEGAGDASEANRPTTKLEHFKNTEGETTTPSMEVMPKPNENEQELDFMTSTDSDRVAQISDDPNESPTEKEQQTIISPDPEELKKRNLEQDAKDQLQTRGLRKRQISAAVKQSPTDAAYLESWRRKVEEVGNLHYPEQASRLGIYGNLKLKVAIDKDGQLVGVEILESSGQDMLDQAALQIVRLAAPFDPLPESIRQTTDILEIVRSWKFEKSPQ
- a CDS encoding YqgE/AlgH family protein; amino-acid sequence: MESINSLANHLLIAMPTLQDSFFSRSVTYICEHTEDGALGIMLSQPLEATYHELFDHLKISSTNQDVLDNSLLAGGPVDKERGFILHSPLGNWDSTLTISDDIALSTSEDILTAIANKEGPEEAVIALGYSGWDKGQLEREIEENSWLIVPADKNIIFHTTPQQRWQQATKLLGIDWTQLTESSGHA